One genomic segment of Candidatus Berkiella aquae includes these proteins:
- the map gene encoding type I methionyl aminopeptidase, protein MAVTIKTPQDIEKMRNAGRLAGEVLDMIGPYVKAGISTDELNTLCHNYIVNVQQAIPAPLNYKGFPKSICTSINHVVCHGIPNEKKLKDGDIINIDITVIKDGYHGDTSKMFTIGEPSVKAARLIKITRECMLLGIQQVKAGNYLGDIGAAIQEHAHQHHFSIVREYCGHGIGKIFHEEPQVLHYGKAKTGLRLEEGMIFTIEPMLNVGKKETRLLPDNWTVVTKDHSLSAQWEHTVLVTADGFEVLTKRKEETDL, encoded by the coding sequence ATGGCAGTTACGATCAAAACACCACAAGACATAGAAAAAATGCGCAATGCAGGCCGTTTAGCGGGCGAAGTACTTGATATGATAGGTCCTTATGTCAAAGCAGGGATTAGCACCGATGAACTCAATACCCTTTGCCATAATTATATCGTTAATGTTCAGCAGGCCATTCCTGCCCCTTTGAATTATAAAGGCTTCCCTAAATCTATTTGTACCTCAATTAATCACGTCGTCTGCCATGGGATCCCCAATGAGAAAAAGCTCAAAGACGGCGATATTATCAACATCGATATCACCGTTATTAAAGACGGTTATCATGGTGATACCAGTAAAATGTTTACCATTGGCGAACCTTCCGTCAAAGCGGCTCGCTTAATTAAAATTACGCGCGAATGTATGCTACTTGGGATCCAACAAGTCAAAGCAGGTAATTATCTTGGTGATATTGGCGCAGCTATTCAAGAACATGCACATCAACATCATTTTTCAATTGTACGTGAATATTGCGGACATGGTATTGGCAAAATTTTCCATGAAGAACCTCAAGTATTGCACTACGGCAAAGCTAAAACAGGCTTAAGATTAGAAGAAGGCATGATTTTTACCATTGAGCCTATGCTCAACGTTGGTAAGAAAGAAACGCGTTTACTACCTGACAATTGGACCGTCGTCACCAAAGATCATAGCTTATCTGCTCAGTGGGAACATACCGTACTGGTTACCGCTGACGGGTTTGAAGTATTAACCAAACGCAAGGAAGAAACCGATCTCTAA
- the rpsB gene encoding 30S ribosomal protein S2 produces MPTITMRNMLEAGVHFGHQTRFWDPKMKPYIYGARNKIHIINLDKTLPLFNEALSFIRRVASRNGKILFVGTKTCASNIIKEQAERCGMPFVNYRWLGGMLTNFKTVKQSIKRLHELEAMRDDGTFEKLVKKEALMREREMIKLERSLGGIKNMDSLPDAIFVIDVGHEKIAIKEANNLRIPVAGVVDTNNNPAGIDYIIPGNDDALRSIELYVSSVADVILEARSNLSHSQAEASEYVELENDQE; encoded by the coding sequence ATGCCAACAATTACAATGCGTAATATGTTAGAAGCGGGCGTACATTTTGGTCACCAAACCAGATTCTGGGACCCCAAAATGAAGCCATATATCTATGGTGCTCGTAACAAAATTCACATCATCAATTTGGATAAAACCTTACCCTTATTCAACGAAGCTTTGAGCTTTATTCGTCGTGTAGCTTCACGCAATGGTAAAATTTTATTCGTTGGTACTAAAACTTGCGCAAGCAATATCATCAAAGAACAAGCAGAGCGCTGTGGTATGCCTTTCGTTAATTATCGCTGGTTAGGTGGTATGTTAACCAACTTTAAAACGGTTAAGCAGTCCATTAAGCGTTTACACGAACTTGAAGCAATGCGTGATGATGGCACCTTTGAAAAGCTCGTGAAAAAAGAAGCGCTTATGCGTGAGCGTGAAATGATCAAATTAGAGCGCAGTTTGGGCGGTATCAAGAACATGGATAGCCTACCAGATGCGATTTTTGTCATTGACGTGGGCCATGAGAAAATTGCGATTAAAGAAGCAAATAATCTTAGAATCCCTGTCGCAGGTGTCGTCGATACTAATAACAATCCAGCGGGTATTGATTACATTATTCCTGGTAACGATGATGCATTACGCTCTATTGAACTTTATGTTTCCAGTGTTGCGGATGTCATTTTAGAAGCAAGAAGTAATCTCAGCCATTCACAAGCAGAAGCTAGTGAGTATGTTGAACTTGAGAATGATCAAGAATAA
- the tsf gene encoding translation elongation factor Ts, giving the protein MAEQITAEMVKLLRERTGAGMMECKKALVEAKGDMAVAEDLIAKSGNKKADKSASRTAAQGRIAIANSHTNAVMIEINCETDFVARDDSFIQFCQAVADLALAKDCQDVESLLALPFEGATSVEEARKAIIVRIGENIQIRRLTSYKAQAKQRIGSYIHNARIGTLVLIEGGNEEIAKELAMHIAAMKPQFIAPNEIPEAIVAKEKEIFMERAKQSGKPDNILEKIVQGQLQKFAAEICLLGQPFFKDPDQTIEAVLKPLNATVISMLRYEVGEGIEVIKKSFEEEVMEQARGSKQ; this is encoded by the coding sequence ATGGCAGAACAAATTACCGCTGAAATGGTTAAATTATTACGTGAGCGCACTGGCGCAGGCATGATGGAATGCAAAAAAGCTTTAGTTGAAGCTAAAGGTGATATGGCTGTAGCAGAAGATCTCATCGCAAAATCCGGTAACAAAAAAGCAGATAAATCAGCTTCACGTACCGCAGCGCAAGGTCGTATTGCCATTGCAAATTCACATACCAACGCAGTGATGATAGAAATTAACTGTGAAACAGATTTTGTGGCACGCGATGATAGCTTTATTCAATTTTGCCAAGCTGTTGCCGATCTGGCTTTAGCCAAAGATTGCCAAGATGTTGAGTCATTATTAGCACTTCCTTTTGAAGGTGCAACCAGTGTTGAAGAAGCGCGAAAAGCGATTATCGTTCGTATTGGTGAAAATATCCAAATTCGACGTTTAACTTCCTATAAAGCACAAGCTAAACAGCGTATTGGTAGTTACATTCATAATGCCCGCATTGGTACTTTGGTATTAATCGAAGGTGGCAATGAAGAAATTGCTAAAGAATTAGCAATGCATATCGCGGCAATGAAACCGCAATTTATTGCGCCTAATGAAATTCCAGAAGCCATTGTTGCAAAAGAAAAAGAAATCTTTATGGAACGCGCTAAACAAAGTGGTAAACCTGATAATATCTTAGAAAAAATTGTCCAAGGACAATTGCAAAAATTTGCAGCTGAAATTTGCTTGTTGGGTCAACCCTTCTTCAAAGATCCTGACCAAACCATTGAAGCTGTATTAAAGCCTCTCAATGCAACCGTCATCTCCATGCTTCGATATGAAGTGGGTGAAGGTATTGAAGTGATTAAGAAAAGTTTTGAAGAAGAAGTGATGGAACAAGCTCGTGGGAGTAAACAATGA
- the pyrH gene encoding UMP kinase — protein MSQDPIYQRILLKLSGEALMGDESFGIDPKVLDRIADEVGELIKLGVQVGIVIGGGNLCRGKSLSKAGLGRVSGDQMGMLATVMNAIAMRDALERAGLATRIMSAIPMTGLVDHYDRRKAIHHLQFGRVVIFAAGTGNPLVTTDSAASLRAIETQADVLLKATNVDGIYSADPAIDPHATLYQRITYAKALEKELGIMDLSAFCQCRDHDMPIRVFNINNAGALVRIVQGEPEGTVVERGNPND, from the coding sequence ATGAGTCAAGATCCTATCTATCAACGGATCCTGTTAAAGCTAAGTGGTGAAGCGTTAATGGGCGATGAGTCATTTGGGATTGACCCCAAAGTGCTCGATAGGATTGCAGACGAAGTTGGCGAACTCATTAAGTTGGGGGTTCAAGTTGGGATAGTGATTGGTGGGGGGAACCTTTGCCGCGGTAAATCACTATCAAAAGCAGGCCTTGGTCGCGTTTCTGGCGACCAAATGGGCATGTTGGCAACCGTGATGAATGCCATCGCCATGCGTGATGCGCTTGAGCGAGCAGGCCTTGCAACTCGCATTATGTCTGCTATCCCCATGACGGGGTTAGTAGACCACTATGACAGACGCAAAGCCATCCATCATTTGCAATTTGGTCGAGTGGTTATTTTTGCTGCCGGCACCGGTAACCCCTTAGTGACCACCGATTCTGCTGCCAGCTTAAGAGCAATTGAAACCCAAGCCGATGTTTTACTCAAAGCGACGAATGTAGATGGTATTTACTCTGCTGATCCTGCTATTGATCCTCATGCAACTTTGTATCAACGAATTACCTATGCAAAAGCATTGGAAAAAGAATTAGGTATCATGGATTTATCAGCATTTTGTCAATGTCGCGATCATGATATGCCAATACGCGTTTTTAATATTAATAACGCAGGGGCATTAGTGCGCATCGTGCAAGGTGAGCCAGAAGGAACCGTTGTGGAGCGAGGAAATCCAAATGATTAA
- the frr gene encoding ribosome recycling factor codes for MINDVQKNAKERMTKSLHSLEEELSKLRAGRANPSILEGVVVSYYGTDTPLTQMAQIVVEGALMLAVKPFEKRLVPEIEKAIRAADLGLNPATSGDVIRVPFPPLSEERRKELIKKVKAEVENAKVAVRNIRRDANQEIKDLLKEKAISEDEQRKAEEAMQKLTDQYIHQADAILARKEKDLMEI; via the coding sequence ATGATTAATGATGTTCAAAAAAATGCAAAAGAAAGAATGACCAAAAGTCTTCATTCTCTTGAAGAAGAATTATCAAAATTACGCGCAGGGCGTGCTAATCCTAGCATTTTAGAAGGTGTCGTTGTTTCTTATTATGGTACTGATACCCCGTTAACCCAAATGGCACAAATTGTGGTCGAAGGGGCGTTAATGCTAGCGGTTAAGCCGTTTGAAAAGCGTTTAGTGCCTGAAATTGAAAAGGCGATACGTGCTGCTGATCTAGGTCTTAATCCTGCAACCTCAGGTGATGTGATTCGTGTTCCTTTCCCTCCCTTGAGCGAAGAAAGACGTAAAGAACTCATTAAGAAAGTAAAAGCAGAAGTTGAGAATGCGAAAGTTGCTGTGCGCAATATTCGTCGTGATGCGAATCAAGAAATCAAAGATCTGCTTAAAGAGAAAGCAATTAGTGAAGATGAACAACGCAAAGCTGAAGAAGCAATGCAAAAACTAACCGATCAATATATTCATCAAGCTGATGCTATTTTAGCACGCAAAGAAAAAGATTTAATGGAGATTTAA
- the uppS gene encoding polyprenyl diphosphate synthase, protein MPNHIAVVMDGNGRWAKARHISRTLGHRKGVESAREIISACQRFNIKVLTLFAFGMENWKRPSKEVRNLFRLFYLVLRKDIARIHQDNIRLRIIGDRTIFAPALINAISDAEAMTAHNTGLVLNIAVNYSGRWDLLQAVRKVCHTHQANAMEITEAAFTEHLCLHALPEPDLFIRTGGVQRISNFMLWELAYTEFFFTPTLWPDFTSDELAGALASYAKCERRFGLTGDQLG, encoded by the coding sequence TTGCCTAATCATATTGCTGTCGTTATGGATGGGAATGGCCGTTGGGCAAAAGCAAGACATATCAGCCGTACTTTAGGTCATCGTAAAGGCGTTGAAAGTGCTAGGGAGATTATCTCAGCCTGTCAGCGATTTAATATTAAAGTATTAACCTTATTTGCTTTTGGTATGGAAAACTGGAAAAGGCCTAGCAAAGAAGTTCGTAATCTATTTCGACTCTTTTACCTGGTGCTTCGCAAAGATATTGCCCGTATTCACCAGGACAATATTCGCTTACGTATCATTGGCGACAGAACGATATTTGCACCTGCGCTAATTAATGCGATAAGCGACGCAGAAGCAATGACGGCACATAATACGGGACTCGTATTAAATATTGCGGTTAATTATAGTGGTCGTTGGGATCTACTCCAGGCTGTTAGAAAGGTTTGTCATACCCATCAAGCAAATGCCATGGAAATTACCGAAGCGGCTTTCACAGAGCATCTCTGTTTACATGCTTTACCAGAACCTGACTTATTTATAAGAACCGGTGGTGTACAGCGAATCAGTAATTTTATGTTGTGGGAACTTGCTTATACCGAATTTTTCTTTACACCCACACTTTGGCCGGATTTTACTTCTGATGAGTTGGCGGGAGCACTTGCAAGTTACGCAAAGTGTGAACGTCGCTTTGGATTAACAGGTGATCAGTTAGGTTAA
- a CDS encoding phosphatidate cytidylyltransferase, with protein sequence MLKWRILTALILIPFVLWGILSLQATSFAVLSAIILLIGAHEWTALCPFPKYTQQAVFLGCYIAILCLLSYFKQPYILFAALIFWIIAAIGLSRYSNKPVKWLNAPLIKGAIGLLLLPSAWYGLNVIHRAEEGPVWLIICLVIIWATDTFAYFTGRIIGKRPLAPFISPKKTIEGFWGGVIGALLLAFIAFFTNMLPSHHSLGIWLTVVLGTILLAVVGDLFESLMKRLAGVKDSGKLLPGHGGVLDRLDSLIAAAPFFALAMSWIQRSL encoded by the coding sequence ATGCTGAAATGGCGGATTTTAACAGCACTCATTTTAATTCCTTTCGTGTTATGGGGGATTTTGAGTCTGCAAGCAACGTCCTTTGCCGTACTATCAGCGATTATTTTGCTGATAGGAGCGCATGAATGGACAGCATTATGTCCATTTCCTAAATACACTCAGCAAGCAGTGTTTCTGGGATGTTATATTGCAATATTGTGCCTCTTATCTTATTTCAAACAACCTTATATTCTCTTTGCTGCTTTGATATTTTGGATAATAGCGGCCATTGGCTTGAGTCGTTATTCAAATAAACCTGTCAAATGGTTAAATGCTCCCCTTATCAAAGGGGCCATTGGTTTATTGTTATTGCCTAGCGCTTGGTATGGTTTAAATGTCATTCACCGCGCAGAAGAGGGACCGGTTTGGTTAATTATTTGCTTAGTGATTATCTGGGCAACAGATACCTTCGCTTATTTTACGGGAAGAATCATTGGCAAACGCCCGTTGGCGCCTTTCATCAGCCCGAAAAAGACAATAGAGGGTTTTTGGGGTGGGGTAATCGGGGCATTGTTGCTTGCCTTTATTGCTTTCTTTACCAACATGCTGCCGAGTCATCATTCCTTGGGTATTTGGTTAACGGTTGTACTGGGTACCATTTTGCTGGCGGTTGTCGGTGATCTATTTGAAAGTTTGATGAAAAGATTAGCGGGAGTGAAAGATAGCGGCAAATTATTGCCTGGCCATGGGGGCGTATTGGACAGATTAGATAGTTTAATTGCAGCAGCGCCCTTTTTTGCTTTAGCGATGTCTTGGATCCAGAGAAGCCTATGA
- the ispC gene encoding 1-deoxy-D-xylulose-5-phosphate reductoisomerase, translated as MKPSGICILGSTGSIGQNTLAVIALHPERFKVIALTAHNSVDTLYEQCCIFKPAFAVLMEPQAAKNLQSKLTQQGISTKVLCGLQDLCEVVSLPEVDKVVAAIVGAAGLLPTLNAIKAGKQILLANKEALIMAGDLFLATASRTGATLLPVDSEHNALFQCMPPGYQTGSRPQGVSRLILTASGGPFLKTAKSAFKEITPEMACQHPNWKMGKKITVDCATLMNKGLEVIEASKLFCFNHDEIDVVVHPQSVIHSLVEYHDGSQLAQLGTPDMRIPIANCLAWPERIASGATRLSLTQVAELTFLPPDVDKFKCLSLAYNALCLGKAAPTVLNASNEVAVQSFLQQQMCFSQIPSIIETVLQTFYDLAANSLEEILLADKLARERTFDLIQAGA; from the coding sequence ATGAAACCATCAGGTATTTGTATATTAGGCTCAACCGGTTCAATTGGGCAAAATACGTTAGCAGTGATTGCATTGCATCCAGAGCGTTTTAAAGTCATCGCTTTAACAGCGCATAATTCCGTTGATACATTATATGAGCAATGTTGCATTTTTAAACCTGCTTTTGCCGTGTTAATGGAACCGCAAGCTGCTAAAAATTTGCAAAGCAAGCTTACGCAGCAAGGTATATCGACTAAAGTCTTATGTGGCTTACAAGATTTATGTGAAGTGGTGTCATTACCTGAAGTCGATAAAGTGGTTGCCGCAATTGTCGGGGCTGCCGGATTGCTACCCACATTGAATGCAATCAAGGCAGGCAAGCAGATTTTATTGGCAAATAAAGAAGCGTTGATTATGGCGGGCGATTTATTTTTAGCCACCGCTTCACGTACCGGAGCAACGTTATTACCCGTTGATAGCGAACATAATGCCTTATTTCAATGTATGCCACCGGGTTATCAAACCGGTAGTCGCCCTCAAGGAGTTTCCCGATTAATTTTAACGGCTTCGGGTGGTCCATTCTTAAAAACAGCTAAATCGGCGTTTAAAGAAATTACCCCTGAAATGGCTTGCCAGCACCCTAATTGGAAAATGGGTAAGAAGATCACCGTTGATTGTGCAACGCTCATGAACAAAGGATTGGAAGTGATTGAGGCAAGCAAACTATTTTGTTTTAATCATGATGAAATTGATGTGGTGGTTCATCCCCAAAGTGTTATTCATTCTTTAGTAGAATACCATGATGGGTCGCAATTAGCGCAATTAGGAACACCAGATATGCGGATCCCCATTGCCAATTGTTTAGCGTGGCCAGAGCGCATTGCATCGGGTGCAACCCGGCTTTCATTAACGCAAGTAGCAGAGCTAACCTTCCTACCACCCGATGTTGATAAATTTAAATGCTTATCGTTAGCGTATAACGCCCTCTGTCTAGGCAAGGCCGCCCCTACTGTGCTTAACGCCAGTAATGAAGTTGCGGTGCAATCATTCTTACAGCAACAAATGTGTTTTTCACAGATACCTTCTATTATTGAGACGGTACTGCAAACATTTTATGATTTGGCGGCAAACTCACTTGAAGAGATTTTATTAGCCGATAAATTGGCAAGAGAAAGGACTTTTGATTTAATTCAAGCAGGTGCTTAG
- the rseP gene encoding sigma E protease regulator RseP — translation MSGLFTSIIAFIVAIGLLVTFHELGHFSLARLLGVKVLRFSIGFGKTLWRFQDRHKTEYVIAALPLGGYVKMLDEREGPVAEHEKSAAFNQKPLWARTLIVLAGPVFNFLFAIIAYWLMYMIGITGLAPIVGELKPHSIAAVAGLEPKDEILKVDGITTSSWQRVTNQLLARLGDKETLSIEVLRDGQHETLSLKLATWQLKGDRPDLVDALGIIPYQPPIPPLVHEVIPDEPAAKAGIRAGDVIIAVNREPISAWQDFTRVVVKSINKPMILTVKRQNETQDITFKPRARESDTGEMIGYAGIVVKSVEMPPELLRKERLGPIAAFVEANKKTAEYIRLTFRVIAKMITGDVGLKTLSGPLTIAEGAGASASFGIQYYLGFLALISISLGVLNLLPIPILDGGHLLYFLIEAIQGKPVSERVQLYGFKLGMLLLIFLMSVAFYNDLARIF, via the coding sequence TTGAGCGGATTATTTACATCGATTATTGCTTTTATCGTTGCTATTGGCTTATTGGTCACATTTCATGAATTGGGGCATTTTTCACTAGCACGTCTTTTAGGGGTAAAAGTTCTACGCTTTTCAATAGGATTTGGTAAAACCTTATGGCGTTTTCAAGATCGTCATAAAACAGAGTATGTGATTGCTGCCTTGCCTTTAGGCGGTTATGTCAAAATGCTGGATGAACGTGAAGGTCCGGTTGCTGAACACGAAAAAAGCGCAGCTTTTAATCAAAAACCCCTATGGGCTCGTACTCTTATTGTACTTGCAGGCCCGGTCTTTAATTTTTTATTTGCCATCATTGCTTATTGGTTGATGTATATGATTGGCATCACAGGTCTTGCGCCAATCGTGGGGGAGTTAAAACCCCATTCAATCGCTGCCGTTGCAGGGTTAGAGCCTAAAGACGAGATCCTGAAAGTCGATGGTATTACCACCTCTAGTTGGCAACGTGTGACAAATCAATTACTGGCTCGCTTAGGTGATAAAGAAACCTTATCTATTGAGGTATTAAGAGATGGCCAACACGAAACATTGTCATTAAAGCTTGCTACTTGGCAATTAAAAGGAGATAGACCTGATCTTGTTGATGCATTAGGTATTATTCCTTATCAACCTCCTATTCCACCTTTAGTACACGAAGTGATTCCAGATGAACCTGCTGCAAAAGCTGGCATTCGCGCAGGGGATGTGATTATTGCTGTTAATCGTGAACCTATTTCAGCTTGGCAAGATTTTACCCGCGTTGTTGTTAAAAGCATTAATAAACCAATGATTTTAACCGTTAAGCGTCAAAATGAGACCCAAGACATCACCTTTAAACCACGTGCTCGTGAATCAGATACGGGCGAAATGATTGGTTATGCGGGAATCGTCGTTAAATCGGTAGAAATGCCGCCTGAACTACTACGTAAAGAACGCTTAGGTCCTATTGCGGCATTTGTTGAAGCGAATAAAAAGACAGCGGAGTATATCCGGCTTACATTTCGAGTCATTGCCAAAATGATTACGGGCGATGTTGGCCTAAAAACACTAAGTGGACCTTTAACAATTGCAGAAGGGGCGGGAGCATCGGCTTCATTTGGTATTCAATATTACCTAGGATTTTTAGCTCTAATCAGCATTAGCTTAGGGGTGTTGAATTTATTACCTATTCCTATTTTAGATGGTGGCCACCTACTTTATTTTCTCATTGAAGCTATTCAAGGAAAACCGGTCTCTGAAAGAGTACAGCTGTATGGTTTTAAACTGGGCATGCTATTGTTAATTTTCTTAATGTCGGTTGCGTTTTATAACGATTTAGCCCGTATATTTTGA
- the bamA gene encoding outer membrane protein assembly factor BamA, giving the protein MKSRWLTALAAGLLTNYAVSVQGFEQFVVKDIRIEGLQRITEGTVYNYLPVNVGESLAPEKTGEILRALFETGFFQDIELKRDGNVLVVQVIERPTIGKITVSGNKEITEENLLSTLKTAGLAEGYVFDRAMLEQVRNELERLYFSHGKYAVKVDATVEEQPNNRVNVSIAIEEGQAARIKTINLVGNHAFTTSELLKSFTLSPTNYMSWVSQADQYDKQKLSADLEALRTFYLDRGYLNFRIISTQVAITPDKQDIYITINMEEGDEFVLSGFQLAGNTILPEAELLSLVELKDGEVFSRAKVANVVKKLSDRLGQEGYAFAKVNPVPDIQEADKTVKLTFYIEPGNKIYVRKVMFEGNTKTKDEVIRREIIQMESAPVNTKFIEDSKLRLNRTGYFTDVKVETRPVSGTTDEVDIVFTVEEASSGQLGGGVGYSDVDGLLFNANISNRNFLGTGKSVDFNFNRSKAYTTYNMSYNNPYYTIDGISRGFNIFYSETDLGKSTSITNYTTDAYGANMSYGMPISPHDRLTFGYGFQSTTLAIGGVQVPIEILAFVAENGTKSNEVTMAFGWIHNTFDRMVFPENGLQQAAGATFSVPGSHLEYYRLSYSLQKYQSLSHGFIGMTSATLGYGNGYGKTNGLPFYKNYFAGGTRTVRGFEESSLGPTDSLGNPFGGNFLATGTLALIFPNFFMPDTKSVRLAWFLDGGQVYDLENRESLLYPTQSRNPTGLRYSTGLSLTWMSPIAPLVFSLATPLNEHEGDRIQKFAFTFGTVF; this is encoded by the coding sequence ATGAAAAGTCGTTGGTTGACTGCACTAGCAGCTGGTTTGCTTACAAACTATGCGGTATCTGTTCAAGGCTTTGAGCAATTTGTTGTCAAAGATATTCGTATAGAAGGTTTACAAAGAATTACCGAAGGAACGGTGTATAACTATTTGCCAGTGAATGTTGGTGAATCACTTGCGCCCGAAAAAACAGGTGAAATCCTAAGAGCACTTTTTGAAACCGGTTTTTTTCAAGACATCGAGTTAAAACGCGATGGAAATGTGCTGGTCGTTCAAGTCATAGAAAGACCGACCATCGGAAAAATCACTGTTTCCGGTAATAAAGAAATCACTGAAGAAAATTTATTATCCACCTTGAAGACTGCAGGCTTAGCGGAAGGTTATGTATTTGACCGTGCCATGCTGGAACAAGTACGTAATGAATTAGAACGATTATATTTTAGTCATGGTAAATATGCTGTCAAAGTAGATGCGACAGTTGAAGAGCAGCCGAATAATCGTGTCAATGTCAGCATTGCAATTGAGGAAGGTCAGGCTGCTCGCATAAAAACTATTAACTTGGTTGGTAATCATGCTTTCACGACAAGCGAGTTGCTTAAGTCGTTTACTTTATCACCAACGAATTACATGAGTTGGGTCTCACAAGCAGATCAATACGATAAACAAAAGCTTAGCGCAGACTTAGAAGCCTTACGCACATTTTATTTAGATAGGGGATATCTGAATTTTCGGATTATCTCAACACAAGTTGCTATAACGCCTGATAAACAAGACATCTACATTACCATTAACATGGAAGAAGGCGATGAATTTGTCCTATCTGGTTTTCAGTTAGCAGGTAATACTATTTTACCTGAAGCTGAATTATTATCCTTGGTTGAATTAAAAGACGGCGAAGTTTTTTCACGTGCTAAAGTGGCCAATGTGGTGAAAAAACTGTCTGATAGATTGGGCCAAGAAGGCTATGCCTTTGCAAAAGTAAATCCAGTACCGGATATTCAAGAGGCTGATAAAACCGTTAAATTAACGTTCTATATTGAGCCAGGTAATAAAATCTATGTTCGTAAAGTCATGTTTGAAGGCAATACGAAAACCAAAGATGAAGTGATCCGTCGTGAAATTATTCAGATGGAAAGCGCGCCGGTTAATACTAAATTTATCGAAGACTCCAAGTTACGTTTAAATAGAACAGGCTATTTTACCGATGTTAAAGTAGAAACGCGTCCTGTTTCAGGTACAACTGACGAAGTTGATATTGTGTTTACCGTCGAAGAGGCCTCGTCTGGGCAGCTAGGTGGTGGTGTTGGTTATTCTGACGTTGATGGCTTATTGTTTAATGCCAATATCAGTAATCGTAACTTTCTTGGTACCGGTAAAAGCGTTGATTTCAATTTCAATCGAAGTAAAGCTTACACGACTTACAACATGTCGTATAACAACCCTTACTATACCATTGATGGTATTAGCAGGGGCTTTAACATCTTCTATAGCGAAACAGATTTAGGTAAATCCACCAGCATTACCAACTACACGACAGATGCTTATGGCGCAAACATGAGCTACGGTATGCCTATTTCGCCGCATGACAGACTCACTTTCGGTTATGGTTTCCAATCAACGACGCTTGCGATTGGGGGTGTTCAAGTACCCATCGAGATTTTAGCCTTTGTTGCTGAAAATGGCACAAAGAGCAATGAAGTCACTATGGCGTTCGGTTGGATACATAACACATTCGATAGGATGGTATTTCCAGAAAATGGTTTGCAACAAGCAGCAGGAGCCACTTTCTCTGTACCTGGATCGCATTTAGAATATTATCGTTTGAGTTACAGTTTGCAGAAGTACCAAAGCTTATCACATGGCTTTATTGGTATGACATCGGCAACCTTAGGATATGGTAATGGTTATGGCAAAACCAATGGATTGCCATTTTATAAAAACTATTTTGCTGGCGGTACAAGAACCGTTAGGGGATTTGAAGAAAGCAGCTTAGGCCCAACTGATTCCTTAGGGAATCCATTTGGTGGTAACTTCCTAGCAACAGGAACCTTGGCTTTAATTTTCCCTAACTTTTTCATGCCGGATACGAAATCAGTGCGGTTAGCGTGGTTTCTAGATGGCGGCCAAGTTTATGATTTAGAAAATAGAGAAAGTCTCTTGTATCCAACGCAATCACGAAATCCTACGGGATTACGTTACTCAACTGGATTATCTTTGACGTGGATGTCACCGATTGCACCGTTAGTATTTAGTTTAGCTACACCGCTTAACGAACATGAAGGTGATAGAATACAAAAATTTGCGTTTACTTTTGGAACCGTCTTTTAA
- a CDS encoding OmpH family outer membrane protein produces MKKLKHILLALGLTCLAPLAQATEAKIGVIDMRVIVSNSPQAKAAMEKLKSEFKAREEKIMAQEKSVKEKAEKLQRNSAVMSEAEKAKLEKEVMAGQRELQRLQNEYREDAAMRQQEEMKKVIDKVSAAIDEIAKKEKYDLIFVREAAPFASKQMDITDKVLKATAPNA; encoded by the coding sequence GTGAAAAAATTAAAACATATTTTATTAGCATTGGGTTTAACTTGTTTAGCACCACTTGCACAAGCAACTGAAGCTAAAATTGGTGTGATTGATATGCGAGTAATTGTTAGCAATTCACCTCAAGCAAAAGCTGCGATGGAAAAACTGAAGAGCGAATTTAAAGCTCGTGAAGAAAAAATCATGGCGCAAGAAAAATCAGTAAAAGAAAAAGCTGAAAAACTACAAAGAAATAGCGCTGTCATGAGTGAAGCTGAAAAAGCTAAACTAGAAAAAGAAGTCATGGCAGGACAACGTGAATTACAACGTCTGCAAAATGAATATCGCGAAGATGCAGCAATGCGCCAGCAAGAAGAAATGAAGAAAGTCATTGATAAAGTGAGCGCTGCCATTGACGAAATCGCGAAAAAAGAAAAATACGATTTGATATTTGTTCGTGAAGCGGCACCTTTTGCTTCTAAACAAATGGACATTACCGACAAAGTATTAAAAGCGACAGCACCTAACGCATAA